In a genomic window of Helianthus annuus cultivar XRQ/B chromosome 10, HanXRQr2.0-SUNRISE, whole genome shotgun sequence:
- the LOC118482777 gene encoding uncharacterized protein LOC118482777, which translates to MLWIGMYLALASLVCILFMVADLLHGLRSRMLSFPSEYFTINSASLTVISVAMKLPVDLSGSMPGYVDQVAKLGSMAFMCTMMANLLLSLGTMDSNELLSNLAALSVQVITLVVNVCIQMQTGAVSISTHKEDPRIIQLTSPTHISTHPNPICSSLAILKSKQILDSDYRYGLEKASQHMQPSPGEILTVEKLQNHVRNHWMMVESGSCLHFITACFHPTSASGVICLLVTILHTYTMSGTIKAMLAKDYGSDYGWSMLVILIVQSIGVLIGTIVPLSRCFATLEFKTSFSIHFKVFKVEPHWTHKLNDWKRASIRLPFHSRTSKRLILCICIQLQEGVVVLCKIIALIPLVFVICVSYCFDYLKSMFNSLREDERFHQDVIIDINPYILYFENGMWVGKRTLEGFSKSVNPLIQKGAKGQPNYLIKLIRENSTVGFHGVAVFDQTNDDDDDCWSLNVVTLTTIAVSLPEIEKEKVDCLLECVREGLVYVTLVEKSLDVIYDHVIRQHAAGTLWQEIRFTKKWLGNELQNPASQNDPPGQIVKWFREKAKNHLEFCWNDDADGDDATHRRICFNSMDRITETIIRRYGTNIDDGTLVSPTYHKS; encoded by the exons ATGTTATGGATTGGGATGTACCTCGCGTTAGCGTCTCTGGTTTGCATCCTTTTCATGGTGGCTGATCTATTACATGGTTTACGTAGCAGAATGCTATCGTTTCCATCTGAATATTTCACAATTAATTCTGCTTCTCTTACGGTAATATCTGTTGCAATGAAGTTACCTGTGGATCTAAGTGGTTCCATGCCGGGTTATGTGGACCAAGTGGCAAAGCTCGGAAGCATGGCCTTTATGTGTACCATGATGGCTAATTTATTGCTTTCTTTAGGAACCATGGACAGCAATGAACTTTTATCAAACCTCGCAGCTTTGTCTGTTCAAGTCATCACCTTGGTTGTGAATGTTTGCATTCAAATGCAAACGGGAGCTGTATCCATATCAACCCATAAAGAAGATCCCCGTATCATACAACTTACTTCACCTACACATATAAGTACCCATCCTAATCCT ATATGTTCATCTTTGGCGATTCTAAAATCCAAACAGATTTTGGACTCAGATTACCGATATGGTCTTGAGAAAGCTTCACAACACATGCAACCATCACCAGGAGAAATATTAACAGTTGAGAAGCTACAAAACCATGTGAGAAACCATTGGATGATGGTAGAAAGTGGCAGCTGCCTCCATTTCATAACAGCTTGCTTTCATCCAACATCTGCTTCTGGGGTAATATGTCTATTAGTCACCATCTTACACACTTATACTATGTCCGGGACTATTAAAGCCATGTTGGCTAAGGACTATGGTTCGGATTATGGCTGGTCCATGCTAGTAATTCTCATAGTACAATCTATCGGAGTCCTGATTGGTACAATTGTACCACTTTCTAGATGTTTTGCAACCTTAGAATTTAAAACGTCCTTTTCAATCCACTTTAAGGTCTTTAAAGTAGAACCTCATTGGACTCATAAGTTAAATGATTGGAAACGAGCTAGTATAAGACTCCCATTTCATAGCCGCACTTCCAAAAGGCTAATTCTCTGCATATGTATACAACTTCAGGAGGGAGTTGTGGTGTTGTGCAAGATAATAGCCTTGATTCCGTTAGTGTTTGTGATATGCGTCTCTTATTGTTTCGATTATCTGAAGTCCATGTTTAATTCATTGAGAGAAGATGAGAGGTTTCACCAAGATGTAATCATAGATATTAACccatatattttgtattttgaaaATGGGATGTGGGTTGGTAAGAGAACATTGGAAGGCTTTTCAAAATCAGTGAACCCATTGATACAAAAGGGTGCAAAAGGCCAACCTAATTATCTAATAAAGCTCATTCGAGAAAACTCTACGGTTGGTTTTCATGGAGTTGCAGTATTTGACCAgactaatgatgatgatgatgattgttggAGTTTAAATGTGGTAACCCTTACAACGATTGCGGTTTCTCTACCTGAAATCGAAAAGGAGAAAGTTGATTGTTTGTTGGAATGTGTTAGGGAAGGTCTAGTATATGTCACATTGGTGGAAAAAAGCCTGGATGTTATTTATGATCACGTAATTCGTCAACATGCAGCTGGAACTTTGTGGCAAGAAATTAGATTCACCAAAAAATGGTTAGGAAACGAGTTGCAAAACCCTGCTTCTCAAAACGATCCACCTGGACAGATTGTTAAATGGTTCAGGGAGAAGGCTAAAAATCACTTGGAGTTCTGCTGGAATGATGATGCAGACGGTGATGATGCGACGCACAGGCGTATTTGTTTCAACTCGATGGACCGTATAACCGAAACAATTATACGTAGGTACGGCACCAACATTGATGATGGCACC CTTGTCTCACCAACTTACCACAAATCATAA
- the LOC118483252 gene encoding uncharacterized protein LOC118483252, translated as MAYNSTHEYLNIVDRLTDVYNIPNNITDSLLGYLKFIYRSELEDRYSAPMLWIGMYIALASLVCILFMVADLLHGLCSRMLWVPSKYFTINSASLTAISIAMKLPVDLTGSMPGYVDQVAKLGSMAFMCTMMANLLPCLGTMESNELLSNLAALSIQVITLVVNVCIQMQTGAVSISTHKEDPRIIQLTSPTHISTHPNPVLPFIYVILLVFLLIVYICSSLAILRSKQILDSKYQSGHERASKHIQPFPGEIVTVEKLQNHVRKHWMMVESGSCLHFITACFHTTSASGVICLLVTILHTYTMSGTIKAMLAKDYDSDYGWSMLVILIVQSIGVLIGTIVPLSRCFATLEFKTSFSIHFKVFKVEHHWTRKLNDWRQASIRLPFHSRRLNVVIETSKRLIIYICIQLQVGVVVLCKIIALIPIVFVICFHYLKAVFSSLRRYDKNLGPLNLGILPYILYFENGMRVGKRTMEAFSKSVNALIQKGAKGQPNDLIKLIEGKSTFGFHGVARFDQTYNIPSWSPEVPFHAACWRLPVVTLTAIAVSLPEIEKEEVDCLLECVREGLLYVTLVEKNLNFMYDSQQAAETLWREISTNKWLGKELQNPAFQKSTAGQIVKWFRDNATHYLEGGIWNRDMHRLICGNSMYRITETILCTYNTNIDDATLSQKELFDSLSSMIADIIAACLTNLPQIIIMKCHYMSAIKERRTRVKDAAQLLGETIEIIRLLQDHRIPRMNPNDMPYLNKWRGYISDE; from the exons ATGGCTTACAACTCAACACATGAGTATCTTAATATTGTGGATAGACTCACTGAtgtctacaatattcctaacaatATTACGGATTCATTGTTGGGATACCTAAAGTTTATATACCGATCAGAACTTGAAGATCGTTACAGCGCACCTATGTTATGGATTGGGATGTACATCGCGTTAGCGTCTCTGGTTTGCATCCTTTTCATGGTGGCTGATTTATTACATGGTTTATGTAGCAGAATGCTATGGGTTCCCTCTAAATATTTCACAATTAATTCTGCTTCTCTCACTGCAATATCTATTGCAATGAAGTTACCTGTGGATCTAACTGGTTCCATGCCGGGTTATGTGGACCAAGTGGCAAAGCTCGGAAGCATGGCCTTTATGTGTACCATGATGGCCAATTTACTGCCTTGTTTAGGAACCATGGAGAGCAATGAGCTTTTATCAAACCTCGCAGCTTTGTCTATTCAAGTCATCACCTTGGTTGTGAATGTTTGCATTCAAATGCAAACGGGAGCTGTATCCATATCAACCCATAAAGAAGACCCCCGTATCATACAACTTACTTCACCTACACATATAAGCACCCATCCTAATCCTGTATTACcctttatttatgtgattttgttAGTTTTCTTGTTGATAGTATATATATGTTCATCTTTGGCGATTCTAAGATCCAAACAGATTTTGGACTCCAAATACCAAAGTGGTCATGAGAGAGCTTCAAAACACATTCAACCATTTCCAGGAGAAATAGTAACAGTTGAGAAGCTACAAAACCATGTTAGAAAGCATTGGATGATGGTAGAAAGTGGCAGCTGTCTCCATTTCATAACAGCTTGCTTTCATACAACATCTGCTTCTGGGGTAATATGTCTATTAGTCACCATCTTACACACTTACACTATGTCCGGGACTATTAAAGCCATGTTGGCTAAGGACTATGATTCGGATTATGGCTGGTCCATGCTAGTAATTCTCATAGTACAATCTATCGGAGTCCTGATTGGTACAATTGTACCACTTTCTAGATGTTTTGCAACCTTAGAATTTAAAACGTCCTTTTCAATCCACTTTAAGGTCTTTAAAGTAGAACACCACTGGACTCGTAAGTTAAATGATTGGAGACAAGCTAGTATAAGACTCCCATTTCATAGCCGCAGACTGAACGTAGTCATCGAGACTTCCAAAAGGCTAATTATCTACATTTGTATACAACTTCAGGTGGGAGTTGTGGTGTTGTGCAAGATAATAGCCTTGATCCCgattgtgtttgtgatttgttTCCATTATTTGAAGGCCGTGTTTAGTTCATTGAGAAGATATGATAAGAACTTGGGACCTCTAAACCTGGGTATTCTCccatatattttgtattttgaaaATGGGATGAGGGTTGGTAAGAGAACAATGGAAGCCTTTTCAAAATCAGTGAACGCATTGATACAAAAGGGTGCAAAAGGCCAACCCAATGATCTAATAAAGCTCATTGAAGGAAAATCTACTTTTGGTTTTCATGGAGTTGCAAGATTTGACCAGACTTATAATATTCCATCTTGGTCACCAGAAGTACCATTTCATGCTGCTTGTTGGAGATTACCTGTGGTAACCCTTACAGCGATTGCAGTTTCTCTTCCTGAAATCGAAAAGGAGGAAGTTGATTGCTTGTTGGAATGTGTTAGGGAAGGTCTATTATATGTTACATTGGTGGAAAAGAACCTCAATTTTATGTATGATTCTCAACAAGCAGCTGAAACTTTGTGGCGAGAAATTAGCACCAATAAATGGTTAGGAAAGGAGTTGCAAAACCCTGCTTTTCAAAAGTCTACAGCTGGACAGATTGTTAAATGGTTCAGGGATAACGCTACACATTACTTGGAGGGGGGAATCTGGAATAGGGATATGCACAGGCTTATTTGTGGCAACTCAATGTATCGTATAACCGAAACAATTCTGTGTACCTACAACACCAACATTGATGATGCCACGCTGAGCCAAAAGGAACTATTTGATAGCTTATCATCAATGATCGCCGACATAATCGCAGCTTGTCTCACCAACTTACCACAAATCATAATAATGAAATGTCACTACATGTCTGCGATAAAGGAAAGGCGGACCCGTGTCAAAGATGCAGCCCAGCTTCTAGGTGAGACTATAGAAATAATCAGACTCCTTCAAGATCATCGTATTCCACGCATGAATCCAAATGACATGCCATATCTCAACAAATGGCGTGGTTATATAAGTGATGAA TAA